Proteins co-encoded in one Halorussus lipolyticus genomic window:
- a CDS encoding right-handed parallel beta-helix repeat-containing protein has product MNRATTRTLAAFFVVCLGVSALGASAIGASAVALPGDALAGDPLDADALPADALPTDSRSAADSANVTYIEEDIAEDTTWTAEGGPYRIAADVTVEEGATLVVEPGTAVQPASDISIRVEGNLTAQGTPYAPITVAPAPQAPDRVRWASIRYEGSAQSHLSLSHVVLERATNGITVDSTVGRIDVTDATVRQVTRNGVRVVNDTGTPRIRIADSTFADIGRRGVAVTPGTGAVGGFSVTSNSTEPSNRTEHQLGVMPGTDATIDAFRVSYHGHGEVHRVENASLRRFGLDLNNNGTVDRSLLGRISTVTNPGSNAYEIRLERPVTVPADVTLRVAYNDTENPRTYGTYPVTVDFRRNGVSQTAPTALPFEIYSSRADFDRNRAPRNRPPSRATRITVTGSTFESMGEQAVFVGGDVTRKVRVEGNTVSETRGSGIAVRGRQVEDVTVARNRVSRVGDDADGIRIATRRVSGLDLDGNRISGADAGIGLYARNENAEAIRIARNDVTASTTGVRVRHRVGYYAPRLSMTLADNAISDNDRRGVSVVTEATRLTGTVSGNEITGNGGAGLFIEGELVGRATLRNNSVEENADGIRLLAERFVTSDVADNTIADNRGHGFSARTSLLVHNVSIADNRVLDNAGVGVNVNNRLTHAGRVTVARNVVAANAYGIRLAGAFGGRILDNRVVFNTYGLGAPKAVRGYRPGTGIVVEEGEAGAIFRTGDVSEDLRELVDDPQAEARLEGRNPDDYTVVLRPNRTGYVWHGNHAALTVRSLSEDIPTGVVLRKGDEGRRGVVVSENDVYGHDRGMTVNVSTLVDANTTTRLFVNASRTVVAERNYWGADDGPTHASIHPEGEGDRIVTPAGWVDFVPSESSPFGRRYHRPEASVSVAGGAARVGDSVVVSARGSSDRDSDGRVATHRFVVEGPANASVPSPIVSANPNATFEVGQTGRYDVSLVVADEMGVESAESASATIRVREEGATTTTASETDAETPEANATTTTESSTGGGTGESDEGGLLPSLSVFTTLGGLLGLVLYLTALALGGYGVVQSLRRAGVPVSGKVINGLAVAGVLVWILFGLLGTGGLLAVGLGGGVLWAVLVAVLWVVLG; this is encoded by the coding sequence GTGAACCGCGCGACGACCCGAACGCTTGCCGCGTTTTTCGTCGTCTGTCTCGGAGTCTCGGCGCTCGGAGCCTCTGCTATCGGTGCCTCTGCGGTCGCGCTTCCGGGGGACGCGCTCGCTGGCGACCCACTCGACGCCGACGCACTCCCCGCCGACGCGCTCCCGACAGACTCGCGCTCGGCCGCCGACTCTGCCAACGTGACCTACATCGAGGAGGACATCGCCGAGGACACCACGTGGACCGCCGAGGGAGGCCCCTACCGAATCGCGGCCGACGTGACCGTCGAGGAGGGCGCGACGCTCGTCGTGGAACCGGGAACCGCCGTCCAACCCGCCTCGGACATCTCGATACGCGTCGAAGGGAATCTCACCGCCCAAGGGACGCCCTACGCGCCGATTACCGTCGCGCCAGCACCGCAGGCCCCCGACCGAGTTCGGTGGGCCTCGATTCGCTACGAGGGGTCGGCCCAGTCGCACCTCTCGTTGTCTCACGTCGTCCTCGAACGGGCGACGAACGGCATCACGGTCGATAGCACGGTCGGTCGCATCGACGTGACCGACGCCACCGTCCGGCAGGTGACCCGGAACGGCGTCCGGGTGGTCAACGACACCGGGACGCCGCGGATTCGAATCGCGGACTCGACGTTCGCCGACATCGGCAGACGGGGCGTCGCCGTCACGCCCGGAACCGGCGCAGTCGGCGGGTTCAGCGTCACGTCGAACTCGACCGAACCCAGCAATCGGACCGAGCATCAACTCGGCGTGATGCCCGGAACCGACGCGACGATTGACGCCTTCCGGGTGTCCTACCACGGGCACGGCGAGGTGCATCGAGTCGAGAACGCCTCGCTCCGGCGATTCGGCCTCGACCTGAACAACAACGGCACGGTGGACCGGTCGCTGTTGGGTCGGATTTCGACTGTCACCAATCCCGGTTCGAACGCCTACGAGATACGACTCGAACGCCCCGTCACCGTTCCCGCCGACGTGACGCTCCGAGTGGCGTACAACGACACCGAGAACCCGAGGACCTACGGCACGTATCCCGTCACGGTCGATTTCCGGCGAAACGGCGTCTCCCAGACCGCGCCGACGGCCCTCCCCTTCGAAATCTACTCGTCCCGTGCCGATTTCGACCGAAACCGGGCACCGCGGAACCGGCCACCGAGTCGCGCCACCCGAATTACCGTGACGGGTTCGACCTTCGAGTCGATGGGCGAGCAGGCCGTGTTCGTCGGAGGCGACGTGACCCGCAAGGTTCGGGTCGAAGGCAACACCGTATCCGAAACTCGGGGGTCCGGAATCGCGGTCCGAGGCCGGCAAGTCGAAGACGTGACCGTGGCCCGAAACCGAGTTTCGAGGGTCGGTGACGACGCCGACGGAATCCGAATCGCCACCCGCCGTGTCTCGGGCCTCGACCTCGACGGAAACCGAATCTCGGGCGCGGACGCCGGCATCGGTCTCTACGCCAGAAACGAGAACGCCGAGGCCATCCGAATCGCCCGAAACGATGTTACCGCGAGTACGACCGGGGTTCGCGTCCGCCACCGGGTCGGCTACTACGCTCCTCGCCTCTCGATGACGCTCGCGGACAACGCGATTTCGGACAACGACCGCCGAGGAGTCTCGGTCGTCACCGAGGCCACGCGACTGACCGGCACCGTCAGCGGGAACGAAATCACCGGTAACGGCGGCGCGGGCCTGTTCATCGAGGGTGAACTCGTGGGGCGAGCGACCCTGCGGAACAACTCGGTCGAGGAGAACGCCGACGGAATCCGCCTCCTCGCCGAGCGGTTCGTGACCTCGGATGTCGCGGACAACACCATCGCCGACAACCGCGGCCACGGCTTCAGCGCCCGGACGAGCCTGTTGGTTCACAACGTCTCTATCGCCGACAACCGGGTCCTCGACAACGCCGGGGTCGGCGTGAACGTGAACAATCGGTTGACCCACGCTGGTCGGGTCACGGTGGCCCGAAACGTCGTGGCCGCCAACGCCTACGGCATCCGCCTCGCCGGCGCGTTCGGCGGTCGAATCCTCGACAACCGGGTCGTGTTCAACACCTACGGTCTCGGCGCGCCGAAGGCGGTTCGGGGCTACCGACCGGGGACCGGAATCGTCGTGGAGGAGGGCGAGGCCGGCGCTATCTTCCGAACTGGCGACGTGAGCGAGGACCTCCGCGAACTCGTGGACGACCCGCAGGCGGAGGCCCGACTCGAAGGCCGTAATCCAGACGACTACACCGTGGTCCTCCGGCCCAACCGGACTGGCTACGTCTGGCACGGGAATCACGCCGCGCTCACAGTCCGGTCGCTGTCCGAGGACATCCCGACCGGGGTCGTCCTCCGGAAGGGTGACGAGGGCCGCCGCGGCGTCGTCGTCAGCGAGAACGACGTGTACGGCCACGACCGAGGGATGACGGTCAACGTCAGCACGCTGGTAGACGCCAACACGACGACTCGACTGTTCGTCAACGCGAGTCGGACCGTGGTCGCCGAGCGAAACTACTGGGGCGCGGACGACGGGCCGACCCACGCCTCGATTCACCCCGAGGGCGAGGGCGACCGCATCGTGACCCCCGCCGGGTGGGTCGATTTCGTGCCGTCCGAATCGTCGCCGTTCGGTCGGCGCTACCACCGACCGGAGGCCAGCGTCTCGGTCGCCGGCGGTGCCGCAAGGGTCGGCGATTCGGTGGTCGTCTCGGCGCGAGGGTCGAGTGACCGCGACAGCGACGGCCGGGTCGCAACCCACCGGTTCGTGGTCGAGGGACCGGCGAACGCGAGCGTGCCGTCACCAATCGTCTCCGCGAATCCGAACGCGACGTTCGAGGTCGGTCAGACCGGGCGGTACGACGTTTCGCTGGTCGTGGCCGACGAGATGGGCGTCGAAAGCGCCGAATCGGCGAGCGCGACGATTCGAGTCCGCGAGGAGGGCGCGACCACGACCACGGCGTCCGAGACTGACGCCGAGACGCCCGAGGCGAACGCGACGACGACCACCGAGTCCTCGACCGGGGGCGGAACCGGCGAGAGCGACGAGGGCGGACTCCTGCCGAGTCTGTCGGTGTTCACCACGCTCGGGGGTCTCCTCGGACTGGTCCTCTACCTCACGGCGCTGGCGCTGGGCGGGTACGGCGTGGTCCAGTCGCTCCGGCGGGCGGGCGTCCCCGTCAGCGGGAAGGTCATCAACGGCCTCGCAGTCGCGGGAGTCCTCGTCTGGATACTGTTCGGCCTGCTCGGGACCGGCGGCCTGCTGGCGGTGGGCCTCGGGGGCGGCGTGCTGTGGGCCGTGTTAGTCGCGGTCCTCTGGGTAGTGCTGGGATGA
- a CDS encoding AI-2E family transporter, with the protein MPATRQRVLAGVLALLGLLAAAVLFDVLGTVFFAITVAYVLVPLHERLVERGVPSWWASAAATTIAFVSVVVLFASFGFLVYRRRTELVGFLLDLPESVTVELLGSVYTIDAGIVTEVASEYLAVVALALARLAPVLALKGTLFALLVFALLIRRGQARRALLGPVPREYRDLASAFHERTRETLFAIYVLQAATAVGTFLVALPVFYLLDYQFYLTLALVAGFLQFLPIVGPSFLVGLLAVYRLTANEIAAAIAVLVLGGVLVGWLPDAVIRTRLARETADLPGSLYFVGFTGGLLSVGPVGFIAGPLVVALLVEASELLAGEVNGSG; encoded by the coding sequence ATGCCCGCGACGAGACAACGGGTGTTGGCCGGTGTGCTGGCACTTCTGGGTCTACTCGCGGCGGCAGTGCTGTTCGATGTTCTGGGCACCGTCTTCTTCGCCATCACCGTCGCCTACGTGCTGGTTCCCCTCCACGAGCGACTGGTCGAACGAGGAGTCCCCTCGTGGTGGGCCAGCGCCGCCGCGACGACCATCGCGTTCGTCAGCGTCGTCGTGCTGTTCGCGTCGTTCGGCTTTCTGGTCTACCGGCGGCGGACCGAACTGGTCGGGTTCCTGCTGGACCTCCCCGAGAGCGTCACCGTCGAACTCCTCGGGTCGGTCTACACCATCGACGCGGGAATCGTGACCGAAGTCGCCAGCGAGTATCTGGCCGTCGTCGCGCTGGCGTTGGCACGCCTCGCGCCGGTCCTCGCGCTCAAGGGCACCCTGTTCGCCCTGCTGGTGTTCGCGCTCCTGATTCGGCGCGGACAGGCCCGGCGGGCGCTCCTCGGGCCGGTTCCCCGCGAGTACCGGGACCTCGCGTCGGCTTTCCACGAGCGCACCAGAGAAACCCTGTTCGCCATCTACGTCCTACAGGCCGCCACCGCCGTCGGGACCTTTCTCGTCGCGCTCCCCGTGTTCTACCTGCTGGACTACCAGTTCTACCTCACGCTGGCGCTGGTGGCGGGGTTCCTCCAGTTTCTCCCCATCGTCGGCCCGTCGTTTCTGGTCGGCCTGCTCGCGGTTTACCGACTGACTGCGAACGAGATTGCCGCCGCAATCGCGGTCCTCGTCCTCGGGGGCGTCCTCGTCGGGTGGCTTCCCGACGCGGTTATCCGGACCCGACTCGCCCGCGAGACGGCCGACCTGCCGGGAAGCCTCTACTTCGTCGGGTTCACTGGCGGCCTCCTCAGCGTCGGTCCCGTCGGGTTCATCGCCGGACCGCTGGTCGTGGCGCTCCTCGTGGAGGCCAGCGAACTCCTCGCCGGGGAAGTGAACGGTAGCGGGTGA
- a CDS encoding thiamine ABC transporter substrate-binding protein gives MRRRTLLKHGATAGVLGLAGCIGGDEGGQETTTTAGDTTTEAEATTTEETTQTTTEQSLSGTLKVATYSSFIDAPSTAPGGWLKKEFEKRHPDVTVKYETPDNEVNYYIQRADQNVDIDTDVYVGLNVDHLIRIDEKLGDKKLFTATGDDLPNYGQVKDGLKFDPQNRAVPYDTGYISLVYDESGVDPAPETFQDLLKDQYNGDLIVQNAKTSITGRAFMLWTVNTLGEDQYLDYWKDLKNNGIKILGSWSDAYTAYENGEAPMVVSYSTDQVYANRQDKDLSKHQVGFLNDQGYANPEGMAKFADTDNPELADEFMNFMLSKRAQTKIAQLNVQYPATEWAPLSDEFQKYAKTPENPVTFTYEELQGNLDSWVDSWARQIAGGK, from the coding sequence ATGAGACGACGCACTCTGCTGAAACACGGCGCGACAGCGGGCGTACTCGGCCTCGCTGGCTGTATCGGCGGCGACGAGGGCGGCCAAGAGACGACCACCACGGCCGGCGACACCACGACCGAGGCCGAGGCGACGACCACCGAGGAGACCACCCAGACCACGACCGAACAGAGCCTCAGCGGGACGCTCAAAGTCGCCACCTACAGTTCGTTCATCGACGCGCCCAGCACCGCGCCGGGCGGATGGCTCAAGAAGGAGTTCGAGAAGCGCCACCCCGACGTGACGGTCAAGTACGAGACGCCCGACAACGAGGTCAACTACTACATCCAGCGCGCAGACCAGAACGTGGACATCGACACCGACGTCTACGTCGGCCTGAACGTGGACCACCTCATCCGCATCGACGAGAAACTCGGCGACAAGAAGCTGTTCACCGCCACGGGCGACGACCTTCCGAACTACGGACAGGTCAAAGACGGTCTCAAGTTCGACCCGCAGAACCGCGCGGTCCCCTACGACACGGGCTACATCAGCCTCGTCTACGACGAGAGCGGCGTTGACCCCGCGCCCGAGACCTTCCAAGACCTGCTGAAAGACCAGTACAACGGCGACCTCATCGTCCAGAACGCCAAGACCTCCATCACCGGCCGGGCGTTCATGCTCTGGACCGTCAACACCCTCGGCGAGGACCAGTACCTCGACTACTGGAAGGACCTGAAGAACAACGGCATCAAGATTCTGGGGTCGTGGAGCGACGCCTACACCGCCTACGAGAACGGCGAAGCCCCGATGGTGGTCTCCTATTCGACCGACCAAGTGTACGCCAACCGCCAAGACAAGGACCTGTCGAAGCATCAGGTCGGCTTCCTCAACGACCAAGGCTACGCCAACCCCGAGGGGATGGCCAAGTTCGCCGACACCGACAACCCCGAACTCGCCGACGAGTTCATGAACTTCATGCTCAGCAAGCGCGCCCAGACCAAAATCGCCCAACTCAACGTGCAGTACCCCGCGACCGAGTGGGCACCCCTCAGCGACGAGTTCCAGAAGTACGCCAAGACGCCCGAGAACCCGGTCACGTTCACCTACGAGGAGCTACAGGGCAACCTCGACTCGTGGGTCGATTCGTGGGCGCGCCAGATAGCCGGCGGCAAGTAG
- a CDS encoding ABC transporter permease: MTRDGATAETRRDEFAPSASAWLERHALGVLGVATVLVLLVVFYYPVLTVFADAVRVGGAWTLETVAEVLTDPFYFGALAPIFAGEFARFGAVAAETPLGLFGFTAFQALLSTIASVALGLPGAYVLSRYEFPGRRTIRSLTILPFVMPSIMVAIGFVAFFGTNGPLNAVLTSLGLGPVNLLFTLEAIVVAHAFYNAPLVARVTTAAWESVDARMVETARSLGANPWWAFRDVLAPQLLPAILTGALLTFIFTFMSFPIVLALGGFQLATVEVWVYSLVQELEYAEAATLAVAETAVSLALTYAYLRYEAQESGGRTTNPPPRKRLLPESPTLLAGIERVGVVAYAAIVAVVFVGPIASMVAESITGPQGLTLQYYQFLVQRQVEGASFQTKPGVAVQNSLIFGTATLLVALPMGVTVSVLTTRGGRGSRLADAAAMAPLAVSGVVVGLGMLRGLVFGVELFGARLRVTGPVAIVAAHGVAAYPFVVRNVAPLLGGVDRSVVESARALGATRVRALLDVELPLVASGVAAGAAFAFAISIGEFDSTVILATGSSSYTMPVAVERYIGNRTLGPASAMGTVLLAVTSASFVVVDRLGGRWEA; the protein is encoded by the coding sequence GTGACCCGAGACGGGGCCACGGCCGAGACCCGCCGGGACGAGTTCGCCCCCAGCGCGTCGGCGTGGCTCGAACGCCACGCGCTCGGGGTCCTCGGAGTCGCAACTGTCCTCGTCCTGCTGGTCGTCTTCTACTACCCCGTCCTCACCGTCTTCGCCGACGCGGTGCGAGTCGGCGGCGCGTGGACCCTCGAAACGGTCGCAGAGGTCCTCACCGACCCCTTCTACTTCGGCGCGCTGGCCCCGATTTTCGCCGGGGAGTTCGCCAGATTCGGGGCGGTAGCCGCCGAGACGCCCCTCGGCCTGTTCGGGTTCACCGCGTTTCAGGCCCTCCTCTCGACGATTGCGAGCGTCGCGCTCGGCTTGCCCGGAGCCTACGTCCTCTCGCGCTACGAGTTCCCCGGCAGGCGGACGATTCGGTCGTTGACCATCCTGCCGTTCGTGATGCCCTCCATCATGGTCGCCATCGGCTTCGTGGCGTTCTTCGGGACCAACGGCCCGCTGAACGCCGTCCTGACCTCGCTCGGTCTCGGTCCGGTCAACCTGCTGTTCACCCTCGAAGCCATCGTGGTCGCTCACGCCTTCTACAACGCTCCTCTCGTGGCGAGAGTGACGACGGCGGCGTGGGAGAGCGTGGACGCCCGAATGGTCGAAACCGCCCGGTCGCTCGGCGCGAACCCGTGGTGGGCCTTTCGGGACGTACTCGCTCCGCAACTCCTCCCCGCGATTCTGACGGGCGCGCTTCTGACGTTCATCTTCACGTTCATGTCGTTCCCCATCGTCCTCGCGCTCGGCGGCTTTCAGTTGGCCACCGTCGAGGTCTGGGTCTACTCGCTGGTCCAAGAGTTGGAGTACGCCGAGGCCGCCACCCTCGCGGTGGCAGAGACCGCAGTCTCGCTCGCGCTGACCTACGCCTACCTCCGGTACGAGGCCCAAGAATCGGGCGGTCGAACTACGAACCCGCCGCCGCGAAAGCGACTCCTTCCCGAATCGCCGACGCTCCTCGCGGGAATCGAGCGCGTCGGCGTCGTCGCCTACGCCGCGATTGTCGCGGTGGTCTTCGTCGGCCCCATCGCCAGCATGGTCGCCGAGAGCATCACGGGACCGCAGGGCCTCACACTCCAGTACTACCAGTTCCTCGTCCAGCGACAGGTCGAGGGGGCCTCCTTCCAGACGAAACCGGGGGTCGCAGTTCAGAACTCGCTGATTTTCGGCACAGCGACCCTGCTGGTGGCGCTCCCGATGGGGGTGACCGTCTCGGTGCTGACGACCCGAGGAGGCCGGGGAAGCCGACTCGCCGACGCCGCCGCGATGGCTCCGCTCGCGGTCAGCGGCGTGGTCGTCGGCCTCGGGATGTTGCGGGGACTCGTCTTCGGCGTCGAACTGTTCGGCGCTCGCCTCCGGGTGACGGGACCGGTCGCCATCGTCGCGGCCCACGGGGTCGCGGCCTACCCCTTCGTGGTCCGGAACGTCGCGCCCCTCCTCGGTGGTGTGGACCGCTCTGTCGTGGAGTCGGCGCGGGCGCTCGGCGCGACCCGAGTTCGCGCCCTGTTGGACGTGGAACTTCCCTTGGTCGCCTCGGGGGTCGCCGCCGGGGCCGCCTTCGCGTTCGCCATCAGCATCGGCGAGTTCGATTCGACGGTGATTTTGGCCACCGGAAGCAGTAGCTACACGATGCCAGTCGCCGTCGAGCGATACATCGGCAACCGGACGCTGGGACCGGCCTCGGCGATGGGGACCGTCCTGTTGGCCGTGACCAGCGCGAGTTTCGTCGTCGTGGACCGACTCGGTGGGCGGTGGGAAGCGTGA
- a CDS encoding ABC transporter ATP-binding protein — translation MTDLSIRGISKSFDGVDALRDVSLDVADGEFFTLVGPSGCGKTTTLRAIAGFETPDSGSVRFGDREMAGVPPEDRDVGIVFQNYALFPHLTVGENVAYGLRFRETPGKQSKAERVADLLELVDLPGFEERSPDELSGGQQQRIALARALAPGPEVLLLDEPMSALDARLRQNLRTQVKRIQSELDITTIYVTHDQEEALAVSDRVAVMNDGRVEQVGRPEDVYRRPTTRFVAEFLGENNVFEGEVEAGPGTSGDVVRVGETTFRLAGLDAPEGETVTFCVRPEKLVRGPAENGFEATVETVEFLGESFRVHLDWKGRDVTLRVPERPDAERVRVGFAPEDAHVVSAESREREVVGER, via the coding sequence GTGACCGACCTCTCGATTCGGGGCATCTCCAAGTCCTTCGACGGCGTGGACGCCCTGCGGGACGTGAGCCTCGACGTGGCGGACGGCGAGTTCTTCACGCTGGTCGGTCCCTCCGGGTGCGGGAAGACCACCACACTCCGGGCCATCGCCGGGTTCGAGACGCCGGACTCGGGGTCGGTCCGGTTCGGCGACCGGGAGATGGCCGGGGTGCCCCCGGAGGACCGCGACGTGGGCATCGTCTTCCAGAACTACGCCCTCTTTCCTCACCTGACGGTCGGCGAGAACGTCGCCTACGGCCTGCGGTTCCGCGAGACGCCCGGCAAGCAGTCGAAGGCCGAGCGCGTGGCCGACCTGCTGGAACTGGTGGACCTGCCGGGATTCGAGGAGCGCAGTCCGGACGAACTCTCGGGCGGCCAGCAACAGCGAATCGCCCTCGCTCGGGCGCTGGCCCCCGGCCCGGAAGTCCTCCTGCTTGACGAACCGATGAGCGCGCTCGACGCCAGACTCCGCCAGAACCTTCGGACGCAGGTCAAGCGCATCCAGTCGGAGTTGGACATCACGACGATTTACGTCACCCACGACCAAGAGGAGGCCCTCGCCGTCTCGGACCGCGTGGCGGTGATGAACGACGGCCGCGTCGAGCAGGTCGGTCGCCCGGAGGACGTGTACCGACGCCCGACCACTCGCTTCGTCGCGGAATTCCTCGGCGAGAACAACGTCTTCGAGGGTGAAGTCGAGGCGGGACCAGGCACGTCGGGTGACGTGGTTCGGGTCGGTGAAACGACCTTCCGACTTGCAGGTCTCGACGCGCCGGAGGGCGAGACGGTCACGTTCTGCGTCCGCCCGGAGAAGTTGGTCCGCGGCCCGGCCGAAAACGGGTTCGAGGCCACCGTCGAAACCGTCGAGTTCCTCGGTGAGTCCTTCCGGGTGCATCTCGACTGGAAGGGCCGGGACGTGACGTTGCGGGTCCCCGAGCGGCCTGATGCGGAGCGGGTGCGGGTCGGGTTCGCGCCGGAGGACGCTCACGTCGTTTCTGCGGAAAGTCGGGAGCGTGAGGTCGTAGGGGAGCGGTGA
- a CDS encoding ATP-dependent DNA helicase, translating to MTSRDSWHEVFGHDDPYDEQVDGIETAIDTAQQGGFAVVEGACGTGKTMLALTAGIDLVRNPDSDYERVVVLTSVKQQLRQFEEDLQTINANLPADWDPVTALTLVGKADVCPYNRENAGGIDDSNVYERCESLREDTRGVTGEAGATTAQNLVSRARSQQTGLADSGSQGRAAASYLETAGEPTPYPPEMPEYDNLEYCPFYAQFLEDAPDDGDPVEAVPFDFDGMGLIDPEELVSLSVQHGTCPHSMMGAILGHAEVVVGNYYHAFDPVTTSGFTGALLDKSTFVVCDEAHMLEPRVRDLVSDAVGDKTLRDAESELTQVIQPLKFDGDKETHTTTDADLVRGELEDSEVSLSDIEATRDFFRDLREELDRRVTAHLEREHRGWKSNLHDLPDDEIPLRDPTEPQSDEISEWAQAEGYHDGVWVKAEAVGSVVARILNEAEDDEKERSAPSAGRVLGDWYRNDHEHYFREIELERTWNEKEPDTSWRRAYNARLAMQNCVPSDAIGEQLAEFGGGVLMSATLEPLDVFEEVTGLNHLESEQGRPVEDRTYGLNFPEKNRESFAVDAPKFTYDNRGAPGDETPARQVYADALRDVARSSPGNVLVGMPNYAEAEWAAESLRENSKVEKPVLLDESSADDVTEDLKAEFFGGEGKVLVTSLRGTLTEGVDYEGDKLSAAVVCGVPIINTASPRTKAVRTAYDRAFGDVPESHSGGQSGGTSGKGFEYALTVPAVRKARQALGRVIRGPEEVGVRVLVDARYARDSWDSVRKYFPEVEREEFQTVGTEMGMEMLYRGLNRFWDRHE from the coding sequence GTGACTTCCCGCGATTCGTGGCACGAGGTCTTCGGCCACGACGACCCCTACGACGAGCAGGTAGACGGCATCGAGACGGCCATCGACACGGCCCAGCAAGGTGGCTTCGCGGTCGTGGAGGGTGCCTGCGGGACCGGCAAGACCATGCTGGCGCTGACCGCGGGCATCGACCTCGTTCGGAATCCCGACAGCGACTACGAGCGCGTCGTCGTCCTCACCAGCGTCAAACAGCAGTTGCGGCAGTTCGAGGAGGACCTCCAGACTATCAACGCGAACCTCCCGGCCGACTGGGACCCCGTGACCGCCCTCACCCTCGTCGGCAAGGCCGACGTGTGCCCCTACAACCGGGAGAACGCGGGCGGCATCGACGACAGCAACGTCTACGAGCGATGCGAATCGCTCCGCGAGGACACCCGCGGCGTCACCGGCGAGGCCGGGGCCACGACCGCGCAGAATCTCGTCTCGCGTGCGCGAAGCCAGCAGACCGGTCTCGCCGATTCGGGGTCCCAAGGCCGGGCCGCCGCGAGCTATCTCGAAACTGCGGGCGAACCGACGCCCTACCCGCCGGAGATGCCGGAGTACGACAACTTGGAGTACTGCCCGTTCTACGCCCAGTTCCTCGAAGACGCGCCCGACGACGGCGACCCAGTGGAAGCGGTCCCCTTCGACTTCGACGGCATGGGTCTCATCGACCCCGAGGAGCTGGTCTCGCTCTCGGTCCAGCACGGCACCTGCCCCCACTCGATGATGGGCGCAATCTTGGGCCACGCCGAGGTCGTCGTCGGCAACTACTACCACGCTTTCGACCCCGTGACGACTTCCGGATTCACCGGCGCGCTCCTCGACAAATCGACCTTCGTGGTCTGCGACGAGGCCCACATGCTCGAACCCCGCGTCCGGGACCTCGTGAGCGACGCGGTGGGCGACAAGACGCTCCGAGACGCCGAATCCGAACTCACGCAGGTCATCCAACCCCTCAAATTCGACGGCGACAAGGAGACTCACACCACCACCGACGCCGATTTGGTCCGGGGCGAACTCGAAGACAGCGAGGTGAGCCTTTCGGACATCGAGGCGACCCGCGACTTCTTCCGGGACTTGCGCGAGGAGTTGGACCGCCGGGTCACGGCCCACCTCGAACGCGAACACCGGGGCTGGAAGTCGAACCTCCACGACTTGCCCGACGACGAAATCCCCCTCCGGGACCCGACCGAACCCCAATCCGACGAAATCTCGGAGTGGGCACAAGCGGAAGGCTACCACGACGGCGTCTGGGTCAAAGCCGAGGCGGTCGGGTCGGTCGTCGCCCGCATCCTGAACGAGGCCGAGGACGACGAGAAAGAGCGGTCAGCGCCCTCGGCGGGCCGGGTGCTGGGCGACTGGTACCGAAACGACCACGAACACTACTTCCGGGAAATCGAACTCGAACGCACGTGGAACGAGAAGGAACCCGACACGTCGTGGCGGCGGGCCTACAACGCCAGACTCGCCATGCAGAACTGCGTGCCCAGTGACGCCATCGGCGAACAACTCGCGGAGTTCGGCGGCGGCGTCCTGATGAGCGCGACCCTCGAACCCCTCGACGTGTTCGAGGAGGTCACCGGTCTCAACCACCTCGAATCCGAGCAGGGTCGCCCGGTCGAAGACCGGACCTACGGCCTGAACTTCCCCGAGAAGAACCGCGAGAGCTTCGCGGTGGACGCGCCCAAGTTCACCTACGACAACCGGGGTGCCCCCGGCGACGAGACCCCCGCTCGGCAGGTCTACGCCGACGCGCTCCGGGACGTGGCCCGGTCGTCGCCGGGCAACGTCCTCGTCGGGATGCCCAACTACGCCGAGGCCGAGTGGGCCGCCGAGAGCCTGCGAGAGAACTCCAAAGTAGAGAAGCCGGTTCTGCTGGACGAGAGTAGCGCCGACGACGTGACCGAGGACCTCAAAGCAGAGTTCTTCGGCGGCGAGGGCAAAGTCCTCGTCACCAGCCTCCGGGGCACGCTCACCGAGGGCGTCGATTACGAGGGCGACAAACTCAGCGCCGCGGTGGTCTGTGGCGTCCCCATCATCAACACCGCCAGTCCTCGGACCAAGGCAGTCCGCACGGCCTACGACCGCGCTTTCGGGGACGTCCCCGAGTCACACTCGGGGGGCCAGTCGGGCGGGACGTCCGGCAAGGGGTTCGAGTACGCGCTCACGGTTCCAGCGGTTCGAAAGGCCCGCCAAGCCCTCGGTCGCGTGATTCGCGGGCCGGAGGAGGTCGGCGTCAGGGTCCTCGTCGATGCACGCTACGCTCGGGACTCGTGGGACAGCGTTCGGAAGTACTTCCCCGAGGTCGAGCGCGAGGAGTTTCAGACGGTCGGCACCGAGATGGGCATGGAAATGCTCTATCGCGGGCTGAACCGGTTCTGGGACCGCCACGAGTAG